From one Pseudomonas sp. MYb118 genomic stretch:
- a CDS encoding FecR domain-containing protein, with protein sequence MNAAGQRSALRDAAQWHARLGAAPGCESTRGQWQAWHQQDALHQWAWQRLEMFQAELQGLSGPLARQALLTGEPRLDRRTLLKGLVLGAGACGLAWSGYREAPVWMADLRTRTGERRSLNLDDGTLITLNTASAVDIRYDAGQRLIILRAGEIWVQTAKDPRPLKVRSAQGEMRALGTRFSVRQYDAHTELNVFEHAVAVRNRSAGDELVVQAGNRLDFSDGPLTPQPLGPDQDAWRNGRLVIDDWRLDHALSELQRYRPGFIQCSPEVAGLRLSGAFPLDDTDRALAAISQALPVQIQSRTRYWITVKPRA encoded by the coding sequence ATGAACGCCGCCGGGCAACGTTCGGCCCTGCGCGACGCCGCACAGTGGCACGCCCGCCTGGGCGCCGCGCCAGGCTGTGAAAGCACGCGTGGGCAATGGCAGGCCTGGCATCAACAGGACGCCCTGCACCAATGGGCCTGGCAGCGCCTGGAAATGTTCCAGGCCGAACTCCAGGGTCTGTCCGGCCCACTGGCTCGCCAGGCGCTGCTGACCGGCGAACCGCGCCTGGACCGGCGCACGCTGCTCAAGGGCCTGGTGCTCGGGGCCGGCGCCTGTGGGCTGGCGTGGTCCGGCTACCGGGAGGCGCCGGTGTGGATGGCCGACCTGCGCACCCGCACAGGCGAACGCCGCAGTCTGAACCTCGACGACGGCACCCTGATCACCCTCAACACCGCCAGCGCCGTGGACATCCGCTACGACGCCGGCCAGCGCCTGATCATCCTGCGTGCCGGGGAAATCTGGGTGCAGACCGCCAAGGACCCACGCCCGCTCAAGGTGCGCAGCGCCCAGGGCGAGATGCGTGCACTGGGTACTCGCTTCAGCGTCAGGCAGTACGACGCCCATACCGAACTCAACGTCTTCGAGCACGCCGTCGCGGTACGCAACCGGTCCGCTGGCGATGAGCTTGTGGTGCAGGCCGGCAACCGCCTGGACTTCAGCGATGGTCCTCTGACACCACAACCGCTCGGCCCCGATCAGGACGCCTGGCGCAATGGCCGCCTGGTGATCGACGACTGGCGCCTGGACCACGCGCTGAGTGAATTGCAACGCTACCGACCGGGCTTCATCCAATGCTCGCCAGAGGTTGCCGGCTTGCGTCTGTCCGGGGCGTTCCCGCTGGACGACACCGACCGTGCGCTGGCGGCGATCAGCCAGGCACTTCCCGTACAGATTCAGTCGCGGACACGCTACTGGATCACGGTCAAACCACGCGCCTGA
- a CDS encoding sigma-70 family RNA polymerase sigma factor, which produces MSAILPPSPLHQQVDSLYRDHCGWLTGWLRKRLADRDKAADISHDTFVRLLSGTLAHPLREPRHFLATVAKRVMIDHLRRRSVEQAYLDALAQEPELLACSPEQQLLMLETLLQLDAMLDGLGYKVRQAFLFAQLDGMGYIEIAERLGVSVSSVTKYVAKATEHCLLFALDAQA; this is translated from the coding sequence ATGTCCGCCATTCTGCCGCCTTCGCCGTTGCATCAGCAGGTGGACAGCCTCTACCGCGATCACTGCGGTTGGCTCACCGGCTGGTTGCGCAAGCGGCTGGCCGACCGGGACAAGGCTGCGGACATTTCCCACGACACCTTCGTCCGTCTTCTGTCCGGCACCCTCGCCCATCCCCTGCGTGAACCGCGACATTTCCTCGCCACCGTGGCCAAGCGCGTGATGATCGACCACCTGCGCCGGCGCAGTGTCGAACAGGCCTACCTCGACGCGCTGGCCCAGGAGCCGGAATTGCTCGCCTGCTCCCCCGAGCAGCAACTGCTGATGCTGGAAACCCTGCTGCAACTCGATGCCATGCTCGACGGGCTCGGCTACAAGGTGCGCCAGGCATTCCTGTTCGCGCAGCTCGACGGCATGGGCTACATCGAGATCGCCGAGCGCCTCGGGGTATCGGTCAGTTCGGTGACCAAGTACGTGGCCAAGGCGACTGAGCACTGCCTGTTGTTCGCCCTGGACGCGCAGGCATGA
- a CDS encoding aldehyde dehydrogenase family protein, with translation MRQFNQAYINGRFVPVHGETLIHSINPATEQVIGTTTLANRDDAKAAIAAAKRAQPSLGQTTKAERIDMLRALQAALLARADDIRDVSIEEYGGPVSRAQWVSQYASQCFARTADILTTYDFTQRLGDGVVHQVPVGVSALIVPWNSVAGTICNKLASALGAGCASVIKPSELSPWQTEVTAQALHAAGLPDGFFNILLGRGEDVGDELSTSADVAKISFTGSTQTGKLIARAAVDTMKRVSLGLTGKSASIVLDDADLATVIPQAVAAAFMNNGQACIAGTRLLVPRQRLEEVLLRVRAHVATLQVGDPHDPATAIGPLASQDQYERIQRYIRLGLEQGATLIAGGEGRPEGLDRGYYVKLTVFAQVRNDMTIAREEIFGPVLSILTYETDDEAVAMANDSVYGLQAYVFSANVARAQKIALQLQAGGVLINRSAIDPLAPFGGFKQSGIGRENGLYGLQAFLEAKSMVIG, from the coding sequence ATGCGCCAGTTCAACCAGGCTTACATCAATGGCCGTTTCGTCCCCGTACACGGGGAAACGCTGATACACAGCATCAACCCGGCGACCGAGCAGGTCATCGGCACGACCACCCTGGCCAACCGCGACGACGCCAAGGCCGCCATCGCCGCAGCCAAGCGTGCCCAACCGTCGCTCGGGCAAACCACTAAAGCCGAACGCATCGACATGCTCAGGGCACTGCAAGCCGCCCTGCTCGCCCGCGCCGATGACATTCGCGACGTCTCCATCGAGGAATACGGCGGCCCGGTTTCCCGTGCGCAGTGGGTCAGCCAGTACGCCTCGCAGTGCTTCGCCCGCACCGCCGATATCCTCACGACCTACGACTTCACCCAACGCCTGGGCGACGGCGTGGTGCACCAGGTGCCAGTTGGTGTCTCGGCGCTGATCGTGCCGTGGAACAGCGTCGCCGGCACCATCTGCAACAAACTGGCCTCAGCCCTGGGCGCCGGTTGCGCCTCGGTGATCAAGCCGAGCGAACTGAGCCCCTGGCAAACCGAAGTGACCGCCCAGGCGCTGCACGCCGCCGGCCTGCCCGACGGGTTCTTCAATATCCTGCTCGGACGTGGCGAGGACGTCGGTGATGAATTGAGCACCAGCGCCGACGTGGCGAAGATCTCCTTCACCGGCTCGACCCAGACCGGCAAGCTGATCGCCCGCGCAGCCGTGGACACGATGAAGCGTGTGAGCCTGGGCCTGACCGGCAAATCGGCAAGCATCGTGCTCGACGACGCCGACCTCGCCACGGTCATCCCGCAGGCCGTGGCGGCCGCCTTCATGAACAACGGCCAGGCGTGCATCGCCGGCACCCGCCTGCTGGTGCCACGCCAGCGTCTTGAGGAAGTGCTGCTGCGGGTGCGCGCGCACGTGGCCACGTTGCAAGTCGGTGATCCCCATGACCCGGCCACCGCCATCGGCCCGCTGGCCAGCCAAGATCAATATGAACGCATCCAGCGCTACATCCGCCTGGGCCTCGAACAAGGCGCCACTTTGATTGCCGGTGGCGAAGGACGCCCCGAGGGCCTGGACCGCGGTTACTACGTCAAGCTGACCGTGTTCGCCCAGGTGCGCAACGACATGACTATCGCCCGGGAAGAAATCTTCGGCCCGGTGCTGTCGATCCTCACCTACGAAACGGACGACGAGGCCGTGGCGATGGCCAACGACTCGGTCTACGGGCTACAGGCCTACGTGTTCTCGGCGAACGTCGCTCGTGCGCAAAAGATCGCCCTGCAACTGCAAGCCGGTGGCGTGCTGATCAACCGCAGCGCCATCGACCCCCTCGCGCCGTTTGGCGGCTTCAAGCAGTCCGGCATTGGCCGGGAGAACGGCCTGTACGGGCTGCAAGCCTTCCTCGAAGCCAAGTCGATGGTGATCGGCTGA
- a CDS encoding LysR family transcriptional regulator → MTLDSQHADEMAALLALESQGSFVAAARLLQRHATVISRRISAMEMRLGVRLIERSTRHVRLTDAGQRLVSRLRQASEWIAEAEQEASMGAAEVRGRLRLAVPGAMGRRWLAPRLPAFLLAHPELELEVEYSERFVDVIAEGFDAAIRIGELQDSRLVAQRLGDYRRILCAAPSYLERQGWPGSPDDLSAHNCLGFSGLASHPIWHLTDGQEQVSIRAQGSLTSNDSEALLSAACAGVGVLGAGDWLFADALRDGDLVRVLPEWELGERGGIYFIRPSARFTSAATQALKAWLNEQFTP, encoded by the coding sequence ATGACCCTGGATAGCCAACACGCCGACGAAATGGCCGCCCTGCTCGCCCTCGAATCCCAAGGCTCCTTTGTTGCCGCAGCGCGTCTGCTGCAACGTCACGCCACGGTGATTTCCAGGCGCATCAGTGCCATGGAGATGCGCCTGGGCGTGCGGCTGATTGAGCGCAGCACCCGCCATGTGCGCCTGACCGACGCCGGACAGCGCCTGGTGTCGCGCTTGCGCCAGGCCAGCGAATGGATCGCCGAGGCCGAGCAGGAAGCGTCGATGGGCGCCGCCGAGGTACGCGGACGCCTGCGTTTGGCGGTGCCGGGGGCGATGGGCCGGCGCTGGCTGGCGCCGCGCCTGCCTGCCTTTCTGTTGGCTCATCCAGAGTTGGAGCTTGAGGTCGAGTACAGCGAACGTTTTGTCGACGTGATCGCTGAAGGTTTCGACGCGGCCATCCGCATCGGTGAGTTGCAGGACAGCCGCTTGGTCGCCCAGCGCCTGGGCGATTACCGGCGTATCCTGTGCGCCGCACCGTCCTACCTGGAACGACAGGGTTGGCCGGGCTCACCCGATGATCTGTCGGCGCACAACTGCCTGGGTTTCTCCGGGCTCGCCTCGCATCCCATCTGGCACCTGACCGACGGGCAAGAACAGGTGTCCATCCGCGCCCAGGGTTCATTGACTTCCAATGACAGCGAAGCCCTGCTCAGCGCTGCGTGTGCCGGTGTTGGGGTGCTGGGCGCCGGTGACTGGTTGTTCGCTGATGCCTTGCGCGATGGTGATCTGGTTCGAGTGTTGCCCGAGTGGGAGTTGGGCGAACGGGGTGGTATTTACTTTATCCGGCCGTCGGCGCGGTTCACTTCAGCGGCGACGCAGGCGCTCAAGGCGTGGTTGAACGAGCAGTTCACGCCTTAG
- a CDS encoding quinone oxidoreductase, producing MGSVIRIQSAGAADVIEVHPLTPARPGAGEVWVEQKAIGVNFLDVTQRNGAVAVPLPSGLGLEGAGVVTAVGSDVQDFAPGDRVAYATGPLGGYASGRLMPAHRLVHLPDEVSFEAAAATLFKGITAHYLLKSTYPVGPGSTVLLYGVAGGVGDIMARWAKHLGACVIGVVSRAGSIDKARAAGCDEVLVFDPQRLAQQVSEFTGGRKVDVVYDPIGRLSFAASLDCLRPRGMMVSFGASSGAPAAVEVGLLNAKGSLFLTRPSLAAHTATTEEYQMRAQEVLAALQQGIIQPQIWKTYPLHDAAKAHEELESGRSRGTILLIPD from the coding sequence ATGGGTTCCGTGATCCGCATCCAGTCGGCCGGCGCGGCCGACGTCATCGAAGTGCATCCGCTCACGCCCGCCCGTCCCGGCGCGGGCGAAGTCTGGGTGGAACAGAAAGCCATCGGCGTCAATTTTCTCGACGTGACCCAGCGTAACGGCGCAGTGGCCGTGCCGTTGCCCTCGGGGCTCGGGCTTGAGGGGGCCGGTGTCGTCACGGCGGTGGGCAGCGACGTCCAGGATTTTGCCCCCGGTGATCGCGTTGCCTACGCCACCGGCCCGTTGGGTGGTTATGCCAGCGGGCGCCTGATGCCGGCCCATCGTTTGGTGCACCTGCCGGACGAGGTGAGTTTCGAGGCGGCCGCCGCCACCTTGTTCAAGGGCATTACCGCACATTACCTGTTGAAGTCCACCTACCCGGTCGGGCCCGGCAGCACGGTGCTGTTGTACGGTGTGGCCGGCGGTGTCGGCGATATCATGGCGCGCTGGGCCAAGCACCTGGGCGCGTGTGTGATTGGTGTGGTGTCCCGCGCCGGCAGCATTGACAAGGCACGCGCCGCTGGCTGCGACGAGGTGCTGGTGTTCGACCCGCAACGCCTGGCGCAGCAGGTCAGCGAGTTCACCGGCGGCCGCAAAGTCGATGTGGTCTACGACCCGATTGGCCGGTTGAGTTTTGCCGCCTCGCTGGATTGCCTGCGCCCGCGGGGGATGATGGTGTCGTTCGGCGCATCGTCGGGTGCCCCTGCCGCGGTTGAGGTCGGCCTGCTCAATGCCAAGGGCTCGCTGTTCCTGACCCGGCCATCCCTCGCCGCCCACACGGCCACCACCGAGGAATACCAGATGCGCGCGCAGGAGGTGCTTGCGGCGCTGCAACAAGGCATCATCCAGCCGCAGATCTGGAAGACCTATCCACTGCATGACGCGGCCAAGGCGCACGAAGAACTGGAATCCGGCCGATCCCGAGGTACGATCCTGCTGATCCCCGATTGA
- a CDS encoding LysR family transcriptional regulator has protein sequence MHKSGLTDLHVVLAVARRQSFRAAAVELEMSTSAVSSAVAGLEARLGSRLFHRTTRSVALTDAGRQFVEQIAPAVKQIEEAMTTVSDQRLVPSGSLRINSSLGAALMGWQPFMAEFSRRYPQVTLDIVTEGELVDIIAEGFDAGLRPAHLVPKDMIRVPLTEAVPMVIVGSADYFAQHTRPKRISDLTSHACIRARLPNGTPSPWQLKSRGKTVTVDVPGTLVLDAPLMMRQAALSSLGLAQLARWYVADDLDSGALVAVLEDCAMQTPGLCLYYSGHRHVPAALRAFVELIQEMRGK, from the coding sequence ATGCACAAAAGCGGACTCACCGATTTGCACGTGGTGCTGGCCGTGGCTAGGCGCCAGAGCTTTCGCGCCGCCGCCGTGGAACTGGAAATGTCCACCTCGGCGGTGAGCAGCGCGGTGGCAGGGCTGGAAGCGCGCCTGGGCTCGCGGTTGTTCCATCGCACCACCCGCAGCGTGGCGTTGACCGATGCCGGCCGCCAGTTCGTCGAGCAGATCGCCCCGGCGGTCAAGCAGATCGAAGAAGCCATGACCACGGTCAGTGACCAGCGCCTGGTACCGTCGGGCAGTTTGCGCATCAACAGTTCACTGGGGGCGGCGTTGATGGGCTGGCAGCCGTTCATGGCCGAGTTTTCCAGGCGCTATCCGCAGGTGACGCTGGACATCGTCACCGAAGGCGAGCTGGTGGACATCATCGCCGAGGGTTTCGATGCCGGGCTGCGGCCCGCACACCTGGTGCCCAAGGACATGATTCGCGTGCCGCTCACCGAGGCGGTGCCGATGGTCATCGTCGGTTCGGCAGACTACTTCGCCCAGCACACCCGGCCCAAGCGCATCAGCGACCTGACTAGCCACGCCTGCATCCGCGCCCGCCTGCCCAATGGCACGCCGTCGCCCTGGCAATTGAAGTCCAGGGGCAAGACGGTGACGGTGGATGTGCCGGGCACGCTGGTGCTGGATGCGCCGCTGATGATGCGCCAGGCGGCGCTGTCATCGCTGGGTTTGGCGCAACTGGCGCGCTGGTATGTGGCGGACGATCTCGACAGCGGCGCGTTGGTTGCCGTGCTCGAGGATTGCGCAATGCAAACGCCTGGGCTGTGCCTGTATTACTCAGGGCATCGCCATGTGCCGGCGGCGTTGCGGGCGTTTGTTGAGTTGATTCAGGAAATGCGGGGTAAATGA
- a CDS encoding TonB-dependent siderophore receptor encodes MRRPSRSLPHSRKPLAMAILGTTLALQVGLVQPLLSSSSQALAQSVVRQYAIQPGPLGTVIGRFANESGVVLSFEAGLTSGKQSQGLQGSYTLEQGFAKILDGSGLKVMQSASGDYLLAPRGSDDVLELGATNINGAALGTTTEGTGSYTTGSTNTATKMNLPLRETPQSVSVMTRQRMDDQNLASLPEVLEQTPGITVQNLGSERFNIYSRGYSVDNFQFDGIPTTLDIVSQVSAQSLADMAIYDRVEVLRGATGLMTGTGDPSATINMVRKRPTEQFQGHISGGLGSWNKYRGEVDLSGPLTPTGNVRGRTVIAYQQNDSFMDHYHQEREVYYGILEADLSDSTLLTVGADYQKNKPEASSSVAFPLFYSNGQQTDFSRSTNSAARWSSNEQNTLNSFVSLEQKLAHDWTLKASLNQMYIDRSDYELATASWGFPDKTTGAGVRLYGGAGSTWQKQTGVDVQAQGPFELFGRRHEAIVGYNYSKYENRHSPLRGTAVEGRAVNIYTWDNYTAGANTSLGKLYDGDTTIYQRGTYFATRLRPTDDLSVILGARASDYDYTYDLSYVVTPALNRVTTYKETGVVTPYAGVVYDLNDVHSVYASYTNIFKPQSVRDRDGATLKPREGDNYEVGIKSEYLGGRLNTSVAAFVIKQDNLAEVDPGQVIPGTTTAAYRAVNGATTKGFEMELNGEVLPDWNLSASYNHSITKDADGERVNTVSPATTVKLWNTYRLPGELNRLTVGGGMNWQSGIHFTATPAGLPGTVKAKQDDYAVFDLMARYQLTDQLSATLNVNNVFDKKYLSALDTTFYSGYYGDPRNVMLSTRYDF; translated from the coding sequence ATGCGTCGCCCCTCCCGCTCCCTGCCCCATTCGCGCAAACCGCTGGCCATGGCCATTCTCGGCACGACCCTGGCGTTGCAAGTCGGCCTTGTCCAACCGCTGCTGAGTTCCAGCAGCCAGGCCCTGGCGCAATCCGTCGTGCGTCAGTACGCCATCCAGCCAGGTCCGCTGGGCACGGTCATTGGCCGCTTCGCCAACGAGTCCGGCGTGGTGCTGTCCTTCGAGGCCGGCCTCACCAGCGGCAAGCAGAGCCAGGGGTTGCAGGGCAGCTACACGCTGGAACAGGGGTTCGCGAAAATCCTCGACGGCAGCGGCTTGAAGGTGATGCAGAGCGCGTCCGGCGACTACCTGCTGGCACCACGGGGCAGCGATGACGTGCTTGAACTGGGTGCCACCAACATCAACGGCGCGGCGCTCGGCACCACCACCGAGGGCACCGGTTCGTACACCACCGGCAGCACCAACACCGCGACGAAAATGAACCTGCCGCTGCGTGAAACGCCGCAGTCGGTCAGTGTCATGACCCGCCAGCGCATGGACGACCAGAACCTCGCCAGCCTTCCCGAAGTGCTCGAACAGACACCCGGCATCACGGTGCAGAACCTGGGCAGCGAGCGCTTCAACATCTACTCGCGTGGCTACTCGGTCGACAACTTCCAGTTCGACGGCATTCCCACCACGCTGGACATCGTCAGCCAGGTCTCGGCACAGAGCCTGGCCGACATGGCGATCTATGACCGTGTCGAAGTACTGCGCGGCGCCACCGGCTTGATGACCGGTACAGGCGACCCCTCGGCCACCATCAACATGGTGCGCAAGCGCCCCACCGAACAGTTCCAGGGCCACATCAGCGGCGGGCTGGGCTCGTGGAACAAGTACCGTGGCGAGGTTGACCTGTCCGGTCCGTTGACGCCCACCGGCAATGTTCGCGGGCGCACGGTGATCGCCTATCAGCAGAACGACAGTTTCATGGATCACTATCATCAGGAGCGCGAGGTCTACTACGGCATTCTCGAGGCTGACCTGAGCGACAGCACCCTGCTGACCGTCGGCGCTGATTATCAGAAGAACAAACCCGAGGCCTCCTCCTCCGTGGCCTTCCCGTTGTTCTACAGCAATGGCCAGCAGACCGATTTCTCGCGTTCCACTAACAGCGCGGCACGCTGGAGTTCCAACGAGCAGAACACCCTCAACAGTTTCGTCAGCCTGGAACAGAAACTCGCCCATGACTGGACGTTGAAGGCCTCGCTGAACCAGATGTACATCGACCGCAGCGACTACGAACTGGCCACCGCCAGCTGGGGCTTCCCCGACAAGACCACCGGCGCAGGGGTTCGTCTGTATGGCGGCGCCGGCAGCACCTGGCAGAAACAGACCGGCGTCGATGTGCAGGCACAGGGCCCGTTCGAACTGTTCGGCCGCCGTCACGAGGCGATCGTCGGCTACAACTATTCCAAGTACGAAAACCGCCACAGCCCGCTACGCGGCACCGCCGTCGAAGGCCGTGCGGTCAACATCTACACCTGGGACAACTACACCGCCGGCGCCAACACTTCGCTGGGCAAGCTGTACGACGGCGACACCACCATCTACCAGCGCGGCACCTACTTCGCCACCCGCCTGCGCCCCACCGATGATCTTTCGGTGATCCTCGGCGCACGGGCCAGCGACTACGACTACACCTACGACCTGAGCTACGTGGTCACCCCGGCGCTGAACCGCGTCACCACGTACAAGGAAACCGGGGTCGTCACGCCCTATGCCGGCGTGGTCTACGACCTCAATGACGTCCACTCGGTGTATGCCAGCTACACCAACATCTTCAAGCCGCAGAGCGTGCGCGACCGCGATGGAGCGACGTTGAAACCCCGCGAAGGCGACAACTACGAAGTCGGTATCAAGAGCGAATATTTGGGTGGGCGCCTGAACACCAGCGTCGCGGCGTTCGTGATCAAGCAGGACAACCTCGCCGAAGTCGACCCCGGCCAAGTGATCCCCGGCACCACCACAGCCGCCTACCGCGCGGTGAACGGGGCGACGACCAAGGGCTTCGAGATGGAGCTCAACGGTGAAGTGCTGCCCGACTGGAATCTCAGCGCCAGCTACAACCACAGCATCACCAAGGACGCCGATGGCGAACGGGTCAACACCGTCAGCCCGGCCACCACGGTCAAACTGTGGAACACCTACCGCCTGCCCGGCGAACTCAATCGCCTGACCGTGGGCGGTGGCATGAACTGGCAAAGCGGCATCCACTTCACCGCCACCCCGGCCGGGCTGCCGGGCACGGTCAAGGCCAAACAGGACGATTACGCGGTCTTCGACCTGATGGCCCGCTATCAACTGACCGACCAGCTTTCGGCCACGCTCAACGTCAACAACGTGTTCGACAAGAAATACCTGAGCGCGCTGGATACTACGTTCTACAGTGGCTACTACGGCGATCCACGGAACGTGATGCTCAGCACGCGGTACGATTTCTGA